CTTAGCCTACCCTGGTTGTTTTCATCGCGAAGATAATTGGTTTCGCGGCCAGACTTGTCTTTTACACGCCACAATAAACCGGCGGAATTGAAAAACTTTTGGGTACCGTCTCTGTGTCCAACAATATAGCCGGTGCCGTTTTGCGTTAACGTGAGTTCAATGTCTTTGTCCGCTATCCATATACCATTCACTAGGGTATATTTTTTCTTTCATTTCCATAATAATCAGTCTATTAGCGATTTTCTTACTTGAAAAATTGCTTGACAGCCACTAATTCCATTTAATTAAAAAGGATTAAGTATCGTTCGCCATCTTTTCGAGGTTCTATGTGTTTTTTCTGCTCGGGTAACTGATTGTTTTTACGTACCAACATATTCCACAGATGTTTTTGAGTTGCAATTTATCTATCTAAAACAGGCAGTTGTTGAGTTTCCACTTTTCTCTAAAACCCTCCCACACATACTTCCTACAGCAAGTTTCCCCCATTTATGGTTAAATAGCGCGCTCTGACAGGAAAACGCTATTTATATGAAACTGTTAATCGATTTTTTCCCAATACTGCTGTTTTTTATCGCCTATAAAACCTACGACATTTACGTGGCGACGATGGTGGCGATTGCGGCGTCTGTGGTGCAGGTGGCTTATATTTGGACCAAGCACCGGCGTGTGGAAAACATGCATTTGATTACCCTGGCGCTGGTCGTTGTGTTCGGTGGAGCGACGCTGTTACTTGAAGATGAAATGTTTATCAAGTGGAAACCGACGGTTGTGAACTGGTTATTTGCCGTTGCCTTTTTAGGCAGCCAGTTTATTGGTGAGAAGAATCTCGTTGAGCGCATGATGGGCGCGAGTATTACGCTCGAACGCGGTCTGTGGGCGAAACTCAATTGGAGTTGGGTTCTGTTTTTTGTGTTTCTCGGTGTGGTCAATCTTTACGTGGTGTATAACTTCGATACCGATACATGGGTGAACTTTAAGCTGTTCGGCATGATGGGATTGACCCTGGCGTTTCTGCTTATCCAGGGATTCTTTTTGATGAAACATATTGAACCCGAAGGTCCGAACAAGGGAGATTCTTGATGTATTACTGTATTCAGGGCATTGATAAAGCCAACTCATTGGAAAAACGTCTCGCGGTTCGTCCTGCGCATCTTGAACGATTGCAGGCCTTGCAAGACGAAGGTCGCTTATTGATTGCAGGCCCTCATCCGGCAATCGATTCAGAAGATCCAGGCCCGGCTGGTTTCAGTGGCAGTCTGATTGTGGCGCAATTCGCCAGTCAACAAGAGGCCGAAGAATGGGCGAATCAAGATCCGTATGTATTAAACGGCGTGTACGCAAACGTTGAAATCAAACCATTCAAAAAGGTGTTTCCATCATGATGTCGACACAGGAACGTATTGAATATATCGAGAAGACGCTGACCGAAGAATTTCAACCACAACAACTTGAAATCATTGACGACAGTCACAAGCACGCTGGTCACGCCAGTGCGCGCGGTGGTGGGCATTTTACCGTGAACATCGTGTCTGAGGCATTCGCTGGTAAAGCGCTGTTGGCGCGTCACCGCATGGTCTATGCGGCACTTGAAACCGGAATGCAGGCGGATATACACGCACTGAGTATCAAGGCAAAGACACCCGAAGAAGTAACTAAATAGTTTTAAACCCGAAAAGAGGCTTTATGTATCACGCATTACGTTTTTGTTTTTTGCTGACTAGTCTGTCTCTCGGTATGGGTTCTTTGGCATTAGCCAAGGGACCGGTTATAGCCGAGGTGAATGGTGAGCCGATTGATGAGGAAGTACTGAATCTATATGCGGTCAAGCGATTGGGCGTAGGAATATCTGAAGGTTTTCCTGATGAAAAACGCATGGAGTTACTCGAAGAATTGATCAACAGAGAGTTGATTGTACAGGATGCCAAACAAAACAAAATGGATGAAGAGGCCGAGATTACCGCCCAATTGCGTGAGACGATCAAAAACACTTTGTTGCAGTTGCGTATTCAACGCTTGATTGAAAGCAATGACCCTGACAAAGATCTGTTGATGACTATATACAAGGCCGAGATCGTTGCTAAGGCAGGAATGGAATACAAAGCAAGACACATCTTGTTAAAGACCAAGGATGAGGCGGCAGACATGATCAACAAACTGCGTAGTGGCGCCGACTTTGCGCAACTCGCAAGTACGTTTTCTGTTGGACCATCAAATAGCAGTGGCGGTGATTTGGGCTGGTTTGCATCAAATCAAGTCGTTAAACCTTTTGCAGAAGCTATTGAAAAAATCAAAGACGGCAAATACACACAGCGCCCAGTACAGACTCGCTTTGGCTGGCACGTGATTTTACGTGAAGATTCACGCAAGATTGATCCGCCTAGTTTTGATTCGGTAAAAGAACAAGTACTGGAAATCGCACAAAATCAGATTATTGCTGAGTTTATCGACAAGTTGAAAGAGAAAGCTGAAATCAAGATTCAGCCATAAATTTTGATGGACACCGACAGATATTCTGCCGGTGTCTGTTCTATCTGTTACGGCGCATAGCCACTCGGCCCTGGTACACTTCCCAAAGCCTTTTTCACCGTAATCAAATCAGCAATATCCACTAAACCACTCTCGTCAAAATCGCCTAGTGGACCAGTGCTACCCAATAGTTTCTTCTCTTCGATAAAATCCTTGATGTCGACCAGACCGCTGTTATCGATGTCTTTATCACAGGCATCGCCGTAAATATCACCATCCGATTCACGTTGGTTGGCGTTTGCGACTTCGGTGCAATTATCCACGGCATCATAGACACCGTCGCCATCGCTATCTACTTTGGCGTAAAAACGATAGTTTGCGTCAACCGTGTTATTGCTCAGGTCATTGTCTTGAACGTTGGTTTTTAGGGTAAACGTGTGTACAGGTGAAACACTGTCTACGGCAAACACTTCATAGTGATAGACGCGTGTTTCGTTTGGCTCGAAATCACCTAGTGGGCAGAACAAAACTCCAGGTGTTGCATCATTGTTGTAACAGTTAGGTAGCAAGGTCGGATAGGAATGCGACCAGTTGTCACCGCGAATTTCCAGGCTCACTGTTGCTGTATCGGTGCCCTGATTTGCAACTACTATCTGCGCGCTTGCACTATCGCCAATTGCAACATCGTATGAAGAAGCCACATGATCGATTACGAAATCCGCTTGTATTACGGACTGATCTAACTCAATCACGCCGGTATAATTTTGAGTGGTAAAGGCTAGTCGACCATCACTTAAACTGATCGAAGCGGCGTGTATTACCGATCCATAATTGTCAATCAACTTTCCGAGTTCTACCCATGCCTCTCCCGATTTCTGGAAAAGAATAATCGGGTTTTGATTGCCTTCCGTCCAATCATAGCTGCCTCGACGCATACCAGCGGTTGCAAGATAATGACTCGAGAGACTAACTTGTGCGCCAAACTGATTGCCGGGTGTTATTGTCGAAGACCCGAGTTTCTGCTCCAGGTTCCAGCTTTCACTCACGGCATCATGGCGATATATATAGACAGCTCCCCCATCCTCTGCATAGGCATCGTGATACATGGCGCTGACTGCCAGACGATCACTGTGAAGGTCCAGGGATCGTCCGAACCAATCGTGTGCTTTTGCATCGCTAGGTACGATGGTTTGTATAACACTAACGCCAGCTGTCAACAATACCGCACCACTACTACCACCCATGGCGTCGTTCTTATAGGCACCCAAGAGTAACTGGTCACGCCAAATTGCAGAGTCGTAACCTGCAGCATCAGAGATCTGAATATTGTTTATGTTCGATCCCCTGATAAGATCATAAACTGCGGTCCAACATCCCTCATACGGTGGTGTAGTTTTATAACAGACAGGATAGAGTTGGGCCTGTGACCATGTAATCGTTTCAAGAGGACCGTACGATGCCATATTGGCCGGTATGCTTGCGAAAAAACGATCATGCTTCATATTGTTCGAGAAGATATTGTTCGACTTAATACCTAACATATAGGTATCGGCACCGGCAATGACGGGATGAATGCTGACATATCCCGCGCTTGTTTGATAGGGAGATGAAGCGATGAAGTTTCCACCGAAGGCTCCGAGAGCAAAGTAATTGTAATACCCAGGATACGGGAGCTCTGCCGAGCCCGGATCAATAAGTTCCGAGTATTGAAACGACCGACCACTTTGCCAATTTCCGTCGACAAAGTAGTGCGTCTTTATCTGGAGTTGATCAGGCAATGTGCCTGCAATCGTATCTGGAACAACAAAAAAATCTCCACTCAAGGCTTGAATACGACTTTGGAAATCCGGGTTTTGAAAAGCATTGGTGTCATAGGAAAAGGTTTTCATTTTTGCGGCGATAAAACTGACTTCATCACTGTCACCGGTTGCTATACCGTCAGGATCAACCACGCTGGCCCTAAGAACATGACTACCTGGTAACACATCACTCAGCGTAAGTGAATTTAGTTGATCAAAGACCCCTACATCTTCACCATCAAGTTCAAGCCTAATACTCGCTGTCCCAGGTCCGATGGCCGTACCATTCGTATCAAGAGCGACCCGTAAGCCCTGCTCCGGCCGAAAGACATATACATCTTTGCCTGCGGGACGTCGTATTCTAAAACCGCCTATGCCAGATGACGACATAACTATCGATGAGGTTTTGGTATTATTCTGCTCATCCGGATCTAC
The Gammaproteobacteria bacterium DNA segment above includes these coding regions:
- a CDS encoding septation protein A is translated as MKLLIDFFPILLFFIAYKTYDIYVATMVAIAASVVQVAYIWTKHRRVENMHLITLALVVVFGGATLLLEDEMFIKWKPTVVNWLFAVAFLGSQFIGEKNLVERMMGASITLERGLWAKLNWSWVLFFVFLGVVNLYVVYNFDTDTWVNFKLFGMMGLTLAFLLIQGFFLMKHIEPEGPNKGDS
- a CDS encoding YciI family protein is translated as MYYCIQGIDKANSLEKRLAVRPAHLERLQALQDEGRLLIAGPHPAIDSEDPGPAGFSGSLIVAQFASQQEAEEWANQDPYVLNGVYANVEIKPFKKVFPS
- a CDS encoding BolA family transcriptional regulator yields the protein MSTQERIEYIEKTLTEEFQPQQLEIIDDSHKHAGHASARGGGHFTVNIVSEAFAGKALLARHRMVYAALETGMQADIHALSIKAKTPEEVTK
- a CDS encoding peptidylprolyl isomerase; its protein translation is MYHALRFCFLLTSLSLGMGSLALAKGPVIAEVNGEPIDEEVLNLYAVKRLGVGISEGFPDEKRMELLEELINRELIVQDAKQNKMDEEAEITAQLRETIKNTLLQLRIQRLIESNDPDKDLLMTIYKAEIVAKAGMEYKARHILLKTKDEAADMINKLRSGADFAQLASTFSVGPSNSSGGDLGWFASNQVVKPFAEAIEKIKDGKYTQRPVQTRFGWHVILREDSRKIDPPSFDSVKEQVLEIAQNQIIAEFIDKLKEKAEIKIQP